A single region of the Schizosaccharomyces osmophilus chromosome 3, complete sequence genome encodes:
- a CDS encoding SJAG_02143-like, conserved protein, translating to MKKSTDLPPPAYSEKPFKPYSDKSDDDEDDYTPFEPPSPPSFTGKQTTEVASVSLHEHDKIRFINFPPPLLSGAVILIQQYWPRGIRSQRAYGPSHEIKLSGTPWLAEGYSIIHVQRTVKELIAYMMSHNWKLYVLCNVSEKMGSLDSWFFLHVPGFATSMLTPKQEWSVITFENSDRIRIIDGSQQLISIIHSACLQHWYRGLKSFRLYRGMVPECKLRGFPWAANGTETMYVRLFVAKLIELLESAGYSIVGTLNIFRTEDYSFPDSWVLLHP from the coding sequence atgaagaaatcaaCGGATCTTCCTCCACCAGCCTATTCTGAGAAGCCGTTCAAGCCTTACAGCGACAAATCAGACGATGACGAAGATGACTATACACCTTTTGAACCTCCTTCTCCCCCTTCCTTTACAGGCAAGCAGACTACAGAAGTTGCAAGTGTTTCACTTCATGAACATGATAAAATTCGATTTATCAATTTCCCACCTCCTCTCTTAAGCGGTGCTGTGATCCTAATTCAACAATATTGGCCCCGGGGAATTCGAAGCCAACGGGCGTATGGCCCTTCACATGAAATCAAATTATCTGGAACTCCCTGGCTTGCAGAGGGATATAGTATAATTCATGTTCAACGTACAGTGAAAGAACTCATTGCTTACATGATGAGTCATAACTGGAAACTTTATGTGCTATGCAACGTTTCAGAGAAAATGGGCTCCTTAGACAGCTGGTTTTTCTTGCACGTCCCTGGTTTTGCTACATCTATGCTTACACCTAAACAAGAATGGTCGGTTATTACATTCGAAAACTCCGATCGTATACGCATTATTGATGGCTCACAACAATTAATTTCAATCATTCATAGTGCTTGTCTACAACACTGGTATCGTGGCTTGAAATCCTTCCGTCTTTATCGCGGTATGGTGCCTGAATGTAAACTTCGTGGATTTCCGTGGGCTGCCAACGGTACGGAAACTATGTATGTTCGTCTCTTCGTAGCGAAGCTGATTGAGCTCTTAGAATCTGCCGGGTACTCTATCGTTGGCACCCTCAATATATTTCGAACGGAAGATTACTCGTTTCCTGATTCTTGGGTCCTTTTGCATCCCTAA